In Pseudoliparis swirei isolate HS2019 ecotype Mariana Trench chromosome 2, NWPU_hadal_v1, whole genome shotgun sequence, the following are encoded in one genomic region:
- the nyx gene encoding nyctalopin isoform X1, translating to MTVITFTVSVLCLLPQAALARWACVRACPASCSCTPEKNCSVLCDRSGIAEVPKEFPCEAAAINLDKNALKFLSERAFGTLPALKSLSLDHNNISFITPGAFKGLSNLVELKIANNDYISYLHTRTFTGVKKLARLDMSNCNLFNIPDRIFIDSPALKEVLCFENHFRRIPGAFRGMENLTHLYLERNKIEAVAYNSLLGLGGLKYLNLQENRINVIHDGSFQDLLRLENFYFNDNLLCDLPRHAFRGLGRLKMLNLGGNLLTNVSRTWFGDLVELEVLHLDRNRLLNIEEGTFENLTSLITLHLNGNNLTALPLPVFQPVYLLGRLFLFRNPWACDCSLEWLKEWKQSYRLVRGIPCASPSSVAGLDLGEVAFARANGSCVDPGELNLTTAPSEIAAATENRFHSLISKLLQQEIREERGDGTESLRNGTLPDAEGGQLSAGGGGHRAHAGQSIVCVVAVWLFLDWMSQCWRSDWMTVAEG from the exons ATGACTGTCATCACTTTCACCG TCTCCGTGCTGTGCCTGCTGCCCCAGGCGGCGCTGGCCCGCTGGGCCTGTGTGCGGGCGTGTCCGGCCTCCTGCTCCTGCACCCCGGAGAAGAACTGCAGCGTGCTGTGCGACCGCTCCGGCATCGCTGAGGTGCCCAAAGAGTTCCCCTGCGAGGCCGCCGCCATCAACCTGGACAAGAACGCGCTCAAGTTCCTGTCGGAGAGGGCCTTCGGCACGCTGCCCGCCCTCAAGTCGCTCTCGCTGGACCACAACAACATCTCCTTCATCACCCCCGGAGCCTTCAAG GGCCTCTCCAACCTAGTGGAGCTGAAAATAGCGAACAACGACTACATCAGTTACCTTCACACGCGGACGTTCACTGGGGTCAAGAAGCTGGCGCGCCTGGACATGTCCAACTGCAACCTCTTCAACATCCCCGACCGCATCTTCATCGATTCGCCGGCGCTGAAGGAGGTGCTCTGCTTCGAGAACCACTTCCGGAGGATCCCCGGAGCCTTCCGAGGGATGGAGAACCTGACTCACCTCTACCTGGAGAGGAACAAGATCGAGGCGGTGGCCTACAACTCCCTGCTGGGCCTGGGGGGTCTCAA GTACCTGAACCTCCAGGAGAACCGCATCAACGTGATCCACGACGGATCCTTCCAGGACCTGCTGCGGCTGGAGAACTTCTACTTCAACGACAACCTGCTGTGCGATCTGCCGCGCCACGCCTTCAGAGGCCTCGGCCGCCTCAAGATGCTCAACCTCGGGGGGAACCTGCTGACCAACGTGTCCAGGACGTGGTTCGGCGAcctggtggagctggaggtgctgCACCTGGACCGGAACCGGCTGCTGAACATCGAGGAAGGCACGTTCGAGAACCTCACCAGCCTGATCACGCTCCACCTGAACGGCAACAACCTGACCGCCCTCCCGCTCCCGGTGTTCCAGCCCGTCTACCTCCTGGgccgcctcttcctcttccggAACCCGTGGGCGTGCGACTGCTCCCTGGAGTGGCTGAAGGAGTGGAAGCAGAGCTACCGGCTGGTGCGGGGCATCCCCTGCGCCTCGCCCTCCTCCGTGGCGGGACTGGATCTCGGCGAGGTGGCTTTCGCCAGGGCGAACGGCTCGTGCGTGGACCCCGGCGAGCTGAACCTGACCACGGCCCCGTCGGAGATCGCCGCCGCCACGGAGAACCGCTTCCACAGCCTCATCTCCAagctgctgcagcaggagaTCCGAGAGGAGAGGGGCGACGGCACCGAGAGCCTCCGCAACGGGACCCTGCCGGACGCCGAGGGCGGGCAGCTCTCCGCGGGGGGCGGGGGTCATCGGGCCCACGCCGGCCAATCGATTGTCTGCGTCGTCGCGGTGTGGCTCTTCTTGGATTGGATG TCACAGTGTTGGCGTTCAGACTGGATGACTGTGGCAGAGGGATGA
- the ddx3xa gene encoding DEAD-box helicase 3 X-linked a isoform X1 gives MSHVVVDNPHGLDQQLAGLDLNGPDGQGGGTGRRYIPPHLRNREAPKNVGNAYSAGRQYGYSVAPVNLYTPGWDGGRSNGFVNAYHDNRSNDNGGRGAYRGNRGGGQFNHPLQNAGFGGDGGGGGGGGNWAGAPRDAAYNSFGGRTDQRSKSTFFNDRGSNSNTRGRYERGGSSGGGNRWDDTSNDDWSKPTPANERQESELFAASNTGINFEKYDDIPVEATGGNCPPHIDSFHDVDMGEIIMGNINLTKYTCPTPVQKYAIPIIKSKRDLMACAQTGSGKTAAFLLPVLSQLYNEGPGEAGAKTNGQDGGRYGRRKQYPLALVLAPTRELALQIYDEARKFSYRSRVRPCVVYGGADIGQQMRELERGCHLLVATPGRLVDMMERGKIGLDYCTFLILDEADRMLDMGFEPQIRRIVEQDTMPPKGIRQTMMFSATFPKEIQVLARDFLEDYIFLAVGRVGSTSENITQKVVWVEDTDKRSFLLDLLNATVISADVPKSAPDVPDKPVKEALTLVFVETKKGADALEDFLYHEGYACTSIHGDRSQRDREEALNHFRSGRCPILVATAVAARGLDISNVKHVINFDLPSDIEEYVHRIGRTGRVGNLGLATSFFNDKNSNITKDLLDILVEAKQEVPSWLESLAYEHQHKSTTRGRSKRFSGGFGARDYRQTPGGGPGNFTSSRGSGRSAGGGRGFGGGGGGGGGGGGGGFGGNFYNNDGYGGNYSNSGSVDWWGN, from the exons ATACGCCTGGATGGGACGGTGGACGCAGCAATGGATTTGTGAATGCTTACCACGACAATCGCTCAAATGATAATGGTGGGCGTGGCGCCTACCGCGGTAACAGGGGTGGAGGCCAATTTAATCATCCATTGCAAAATGCAG GATttggtggtgacggtggtggcGGAGGCGGAGGCGGCAACTGGGCAGGAGCTCCTCGGGATGCTGCCTACAACAGCTTCGGCGGACGTACTGATCAACGGTCAAAGTCTACCTTCTTCAATGACCGTGGGTCAAACTCAAACACAAGGGGAAG ATATGAACGTGGAGGCTCTTCCGGTGGAGGCAACCGTTGGGACGACACCAGCAATGATGATTGGTCAAAGCCCACTCCGGCCAACGAGCGCCAGGAATC AGAGCTTTTTGCTGCAAGCAACACTGGGATAAACTTTGAGAAATATGATGATATTCCCGTGGAGGCCACTGGTGGCAACTGCCCACCCCACATTGACAGC TTCCATGATGTGGACATGGGGGAGATCATCATGGGGAACATCAACCTGACTAAATACACCTGTCCCACCCCGGTTCAGAAGTATGCTATCCCCATCATCAAGTCTAAGAGAGACTTGATGGCTTGCGCCCAGACTG GATCCGGTAAGACTGCTGCTTTCTTGCTGCCCGTGCTGAGTCAACTTTACAACGAGGGTCCAGGGGAAGCGGGCGCCAAGACCAATGGACAG GATGGTGGAAGGTATGGCCGTCGTAAGCAGTACCCACTCGCCCTTGTTTTGGctcccaccagagagcttgcCTTGCAGATCTACGATGAGGCcagaaag TTTTCCTATCGCTCACGTGTGCGCCCCTGCGTGGTGTATGGCGGTGCTGATATTGGCCAGCAGATGAGGGAGCTGGAAAGAGGTTGTCACCTGCTTGTGGCCACACCTGGACGTCTGGTTGACATGATGGAAAGGGGCAAGATCGGACTGGATTATTGCAC CTTCTTGATCCTGGATGAGGCTGACCGCATGTTGGACATGGGTTTTGAGCCACAGATCAGACGCATTGTGGAGCAGGATACAATGCCACCTAAAGGCATCCGCCAGACCATGATGTTCAGTGCCACCTTCCCCAAGGAGATTCAG GTCCTCGCTCGTGACTTCCTGGAGGACTACATTTTCCTGGCAGTGGGCCGTGTCGGTTCCACTTCAGAAAACATCACCCAGAAGGTGGTTTGGGTCGAAGACACGGACAAGAGGTCCTTCCTTCTTGATCTGCTCAATGCCACAG TTATTTCTGCCGATGTTCCGAAAAGTGCGCCGGACGTCCCAGATAAACCCG TCAAAGAGGCGTTAACTCTGGTGTTTGTGGAAACCAAGAAAGGAGCAGATGCCCTGGAAGACTTCCTTTACCACGAGGGATACGCCTGCACCAGCATCCACGGAGATCGTtcccagagagacagagaggaagctcTGAATCATTTCCGGTCTGGACGCTGCCCCATCTTGGTGGCTACAGCT GTGGCTGCCAGAGGTTTGGACATCAGCAATGTGAAGCATGTCATTAACTTTGATTTGCCCAGTGACATTGAGGAATACGTTCACCGTATTGGCCGTACGGGACGTGTGGGCAACCTTG GTCTGGCCACGTCGTTCTTTAACGACAAAAACAGCAACATAACCAAAGATTTGCTGGATATTTTGGTGGAGGCCAAACAGGAGGTTCCCTCCTGGCTTGAGAGCCTGGCCTACGAGCACCAGCATAAGAGCACCACCCGTGGGCGCTCCAAGAG GTTCTCTGGTGGGTTCGGAGCTAGAGACTACCGTCAGACGCCTGGTGGTGGCCCTGGAAACTTCACTAGCAGCCGGGGTAGCGGACGCAGTGCTGGAGGTGGTCGTGGCTTTGGCGGCggtggaggcggtggaggcggcggcggtggtg GTGGCTTTGGTGGCAACTTCTACAACAACGACGGCTATGGAGGGAATTATAGCAACTCTGGTAGTGTGGATTGGTGGGGCAACTAG
- the ddx3xa gene encoding DEAD-box helicase 3 X-linked a isoform X3, producing the protein MSHVVVDNPHGLDQQLAGLDLNGPDGQGGGTGRRYIPPHLRNREAPKNGFGGDGGGGGGGGNWAGAPRDAAYNSFGGRTDQRSKSTFFNDRGSNSNTRGRYERGGSSGGGNRWDDTSNDDWSKPTPANERQESELFAASNTGINFEKYDDIPVEATGGNCPPHIDSFHDVDMGEIIMGNINLTKYTCPTPVQKYAIPIIKSKRDLMACAQTGSGKTAAFLLPVLSQLYNEGPGEAGAKTNGQDGGRYGRRKQYPLALVLAPTRELALQIYDEARKFSYRSRVRPCVVYGGADIGQQMRELERGCHLLVATPGRLVDMMERGKIGLDYCTFLILDEADRMLDMGFEPQIRRIVEQDTMPPKGIRQTMMFSATFPKEIQVLARDFLEDYIFLAVGRVGSTSENITQKVVWVEDTDKRSFLLDLLNATVISADVPKSAPDVPDKPVKEALTLVFVETKKGADALEDFLYHEGYACTSIHGDRSQRDREEALNHFRSGRCPILVATAVAARGLDISNVKHVINFDLPSDIEEYVHRIGRTGRVGNLGLATSFFNDKNSNITKDLLDILVEAKQEVPSWLESLAYEHQHKSTTRGRSKRFSGGFGARDYRQTPGGGPGNFTSSRGSGRSAGGGRGFGGGGGGGGGGGGGGFGGNFYNNDGYGGNYSNSGSVDWWGN; encoded by the exons GATttggtggtgacggtggtggcGGAGGCGGAGGCGGCAACTGGGCAGGAGCTCCTCGGGATGCTGCCTACAACAGCTTCGGCGGACGTACTGATCAACGGTCAAAGTCTACCTTCTTCAATGACCGTGGGTCAAACTCAAACACAAGGGGAAG ATATGAACGTGGAGGCTCTTCCGGTGGAGGCAACCGTTGGGACGACACCAGCAATGATGATTGGTCAAAGCCCACTCCGGCCAACGAGCGCCAGGAATC AGAGCTTTTTGCTGCAAGCAACACTGGGATAAACTTTGAGAAATATGATGATATTCCCGTGGAGGCCACTGGTGGCAACTGCCCACCCCACATTGACAGC TTCCATGATGTGGACATGGGGGAGATCATCATGGGGAACATCAACCTGACTAAATACACCTGTCCCACCCCGGTTCAGAAGTATGCTATCCCCATCATCAAGTCTAAGAGAGACTTGATGGCTTGCGCCCAGACTG GATCCGGTAAGACTGCTGCTTTCTTGCTGCCCGTGCTGAGTCAACTTTACAACGAGGGTCCAGGGGAAGCGGGCGCCAAGACCAATGGACAG GATGGTGGAAGGTATGGCCGTCGTAAGCAGTACCCACTCGCCCTTGTTTTGGctcccaccagagagcttgcCTTGCAGATCTACGATGAGGCcagaaag TTTTCCTATCGCTCACGTGTGCGCCCCTGCGTGGTGTATGGCGGTGCTGATATTGGCCAGCAGATGAGGGAGCTGGAAAGAGGTTGTCACCTGCTTGTGGCCACACCTGGACGTCTGGTTGACATGATGGAAAGGGGCAAGATCGGACTGGATTATTGCAC CTTCTTGATCCTGGATGAGGCTGACCGCATGTTGGACATGGGTTTTGAGCCACAGATCAGACGCATTGTGGAGCAGGATACAATGCCACCTAAAGGCATCCGCCAGACCATGATGTTCAGTGCCACCTTCCCCAAGGAGATTCAG GTCCTCGCTCGTGACTTCCTGGAGGACTACATTTTCCTGGCAGTGGGCCGTGTCGGTTCCACTTCAGAAAACATCACCCAGAAGGTGGTTTGGGTCGAAGACACGGACAAGAGGTCCTTCCTTCTTGATCTGCTCAATGCCACAG TTATTTCTGCCGATGTTCCGAAAAGTGCGCCGGACGTCCCAGATAAACCCG TCAAAGAGGCGTTAACTCTGGTGTTTGTGGAAACCAAGAAAGGAGCAGATGCCCTGGAAGACTTCCTTTACCACGAGGGATACGCCTGCACCAGCATCCACGGAGATCGTtcccagagagacagagaggaagctcTGAATCATTTCCGGTCTGGACGCTGCCCCATCTTGGTGGCTACAGCT GTGGCTGCCAGAGGTTTGGACATCAGCAATGTGAAGCATGTCATTAACTTTGATTTGCCCAGTGACATTGAGGAATACGTTCACCGTATTGGCCGTACGGGACGTGTGGGCAACCTTG GTCTGGCCACGTCGTTCTTTAACGACAAAAACAGCAACATAACCAAAGATTTGCTGGATATTTTGGTGGAGGCCAAACAGGAGGTTCCCTCCTGGCTTGAGAGCCTGGCCTACGAGCACCAGCATAAGAGCACCACCCGTGGGCGCTCCAAGAG GTTCTCTGGTGGGTTCGGAGCTAGAGACTACCGTCAGACGCCTGGTGGTGGCCCTGGAAACTTCACTAGCAGCCGGGGTAGCGGACGCAGTGCTGGAGGTGGTCGTGGCTTTGGCGGCggtggaggcggtggaggcggcggcggtggtg GTGGCTTTGGTGGCAACTTCTACAACAACGACGGCTATGGAGGGAATTATAGCAACTCTGGTAGTGTGGATTGGTGGGGCAACTAG
- the nyx gene encoding nyctalopin isoform X2, translating to MTVITFTVSVLCLLPQAALARWACVRACPASCSCTPEKNCSVLCDRSGIAEVPKEFPCEAAAINLDKNALKFLSERAFGTLPALKSLSLDHNNISFITPGAFKGLSNLVELKIANNDYISYLHTRTFTGVKKLARLDMSNCNLFNIPDRIFIDSPALKEVLCFENHFRRIPGAFRGMENLTHLYLERNKIEAVAYNSLLGLGGLKYLNLQENRINVIHDGSFQDLLRLENFYFNDNLLCDLPRHAFRGLGRLKMLNLGGNLLTNVSRTWFGDLVELEVLHLDRNRLLNIEEGTFENLTSLITLHLNGNNLTALPLPVFQPVYLLGRLFLFRNPWACDCSLEWLKEWKQSYRLVRGIPCASPSSVAGLDLGEVAFARANGSCVDPGELNLTTAPSEIAAATENRFHSLISKLLQQEIREERGDGTESLRNGTLPDAEGGQLSAGGGGHRAHAGQSIVCVVAVWLFLDWMAYVRVCSLQLNR from the exons ATGACTGTCATCACTTTCACCG TCTCCGTGCTGTGCCTGCTGCCCCAGGCGGCGCTGGCCCGCTGGGCCTGTGTGCGGGCGTGTCCGGCCTCCTGCTCCTGCACCCCGGAGAAGAACTGCAGCGTGCTGTGCGACCGCTCCGGCATCGCTGAGGTGCCCAAAGAGTTCCCCTGCGAGGCCGCCGCCATCAACCTGGACAAGAACGCGCTCAAGTTCCTGTCGGAGAGGGCCTTCGGCACGCTGCCCGCCCTCAAGTCGCTCTCGCTGGACCACAACAACATCTCCTTCATCACCCCCGGAGCCTTCAAG GGCCTCTCCAACCTAGTGGAGCTGAAAATAGCGAACAACGACTACATCAGTTACCTTCACACGCGGACGTTCACTGGGGTCAAGAAGCTGGCGCGCCTGGACATGTCCAACTGCAACCTCTTCAACATCCCCGACCGCATCTTCATCGATTCGCCGGCGCTGAAGGAGGTGCTCTGCTTCGAGAACCACTTCCGGAGGATCCCCGGAGCCTTCCGAGGGATGGAGAACCTGACTCACCTCTACCTGGAGAGGAACAAGATCGAGGCGGTGGCCTACAACTCCCTGCTGGGCCTGGGGGGTCTCAA GTACCTGAACCTCCAGGAGAACCGCATCAACGTGATCCACGACGGATCCTTCCAGGACCTGCTGCGGCTGGAGAACTTCTACTTCAACGACAACCTGCTGTGCGATCTGCCGCGCCACGCCTTCAGAGGCCTCGGCCGCCTCAAGATGCTCAACCTCGGGGGGAACCTGCTGACCAACGTGTCCAGGACGTGGTTCGGCGAcctggtggagctggaggtgctgCACCTGGACCGGAACCGGCTGCTGAACATCGAGGAAGGCACGTTCGAGAACCTCACCAGCCTGATCACGCTCCACCTGAACGGCAACAACCTGACCGCCCTCCCGCTCCCGGTGTTCCAGCCCGTCTACCTCCTGGgccgcctcttcctcttccggAACCCGTGGGCGTGCGACTGCTCCCTGGAGTGGCTGAAGGAGTGGAAGCAGAGCTACCGGCTGGTGCGGGGCATCCCCTGCGCCTCGCCCTCCTCCGTGGCGGGACTGGATCTCGGCGAGGTGGCTTTCGCCAGGGCGAACGGCTCGTGCGTGGACCCCGGCGAGCTGAACCTGACCACGGCCCCGTCGGAGATCGCCGCCGCCACGGAGAACCGCTTCCACAGCCTCATCTCCAagctgctgcagcaggagaTCCGAGAGGAGAGGGGCGACGGCACCGAGAGCCTCCGCAACGGGACCCTGCCGGACGCCGAGGGCGGGCAGCTCTCCGCGGGGGGCGGGGGTCATCGGGCCCACGCCGGCCAATCGATTGTCTGCGTCGTCGCGGTGTGGCTCTTCTTGGATTGGATG GCCTACGTACGGGTGTGTTCTCTGCAGCTGAACCGGTAA
- the ddx3xa gene encoding DEAD-box helicase 3 X-linked a isoform X2 — MSHVVVDNPHGLDQQLAGLDLNGPDGQGGGTGRRYIPPHLRNREAPKNDTPGWDGGRSNGFVNAYHDNRSNDNGGRGAYRGNRGGGQFNHPLQNAGFGGDGGGGGGGGNWAGAPRDAAYNSFGGRTDQRSKSTFFNDRGSNSNTRGRYERGGSSGGGNRWDDTSNDDWSKPTPANERQESELFAASNTGINFEKYDDIPVEATGGNCPPHIDSFHDVDMGEIIMGNINLTKYTCPTPVQKYAIPIIKSKRDLMACAQTGSGKTAAFLLPVLSQLYNEGPGEAGAKTNGQDGGRYGRRKQYPLALVLAPTRELALQIYDEARKFSYRSRVRPCVVYGGADIGQQMRELERGCHLLVATPGRLVDMMERGKIGLDYCTFLILDEADRMLDMGFEPQIRRIVEQDTMPPKGIRQTMMFSATFPKEIQVLARDFLEDYIFLAVGRVGSTSENITQKVVWVEDTDKRSFLLDLLNATVISADVPKSAPDVPDKPVKEALTLVFVETKKGADALEDFLYHEGYACTSIHGDRSQRDREEALNHFRSGRCPILVATAVAARGLDISNVKHVINFDLPSDIEEYVHRIGRTGRVGNLGLATSFFNDKNSNITKDLLDILVEAKQEVPSWLESLAYEHQHKSTTRGRSKRFSGGFGARDYRQTPGGGPGNFTSSRGSGRSAGGGRGFGGGGGGGGGGGGGGFGGNFYNNDGYGGNYSNSGSVDWWGN; from the exons ATACGCCTGGATGGGACGGTGGACGCAGCAATGGATTTGTGAATGCTTACCACGACAATCGCTCAAATGATAATGGTGGGCGTGGCGCCTACCGCGGTAACAGGGGTGGAGGCCAATTTAATCATCCATTGCAAAATGCAG GATttggtggtgacggtggtggcGGAGGCGGAGGCGGCAACTGGGCAGGAGCTCCTCGGGATGCTGCCTACAACAGCTTCGGCGGACGTACTGATCAACGGTCAAAGTCTACCTTCTTCAATGACCGTGGGTCAAACTCAAACACAAGGGGAAG ATATGAACGTGGAGGCTCTTCCGGTGGAGGCAACCGTTGGGACGACACCAGCAATGATGATTGGTCAAAGCCCACTCCGGCCAACGAGCGCCAGGAATC AGAGCTTTTTGCTGCAAGCAACACTGGGATAAACTTTGAGAAATATGATGATATTCCCGTGGAGGCCACTGGTGGCAACTGCCCACCCCACATTGACAGC TTCCATGATGTGGACATGGGGGAGATCATCATGGGGAACATCAACCTGACTAAATACACCTGTCCCACCCCGGTTCAGAAGTATGCTATCCCCATCATCAAGTCTAAGAGAGACTTGATGGCTTGCGCCCAGACTG GATCCGGTAAGACTGCTGCTTTCTTGCTGCCCGTGCTGAGTCAACTTTACAACGAGGGTCCAGGGGAAGCGGGCGCCAAGACCAATGGACAG GATGGTGGAAGGTATGGCCGTCGTAAGCAGTACCCACTCGCCCTTGTTTTGGctcccaccagagagcttgcCTTGCAGATCTACGATGAGGCcagaaag TTTTCCTATCGCTCACGTGTGCGCCCCTGCGTGGTGTATGGCGGTGCTGATATTGGCCAGCAGATGAGGGAGCTGGAAAGAGGTTGTCACCTGCTTGTGGCCACACCTGGACGTCTGGTTGACATGATGGAAAGGGGCAAGATCGGACTGGATTATTGCAC CTTCTTGATCCTGGATGAGGCTGACCGCATGTTGGACATGGGTTTTGAGCCACAGATCAGACGCATTGTGGAGCAGGATACAATGCCACCTAAAGGCATCCGCCAGACCATGATGTTCAGTGCCACCTTCCCCAAGGAGATTCAG GTCCTCGCTCGTGACTTCCTGGAGGACTACATTTTCCTGGCAGTGGGCCGTGTCGGTTCCACTTCAGAAAACATCACCCAGAAGGTGGTTTGGGTCGAAGACACGGACAAGAGGTCCTTCCTTCTTGATCTGCTCAATGCCACAG TTATTTCTGCCGATGTTCCGAAAAGTGCGCCGGACGTCCCAGATAAACCCG TCAAAGAGGCGTTAACTCTGGTGTTTGTGGAAACCAAGAAAGGAGCAGATGCCCTGGAAGACTTCCTTTACCACGAGGGATACGCCTGCACCAGCATCCACGGAGATCGTtcccagagagacagagaggaagctcTGAATCATTTCCGGTCTGGACGCTGCCCCATCTTGGTGGCTACAGCT GTGGCTGCCAGAGGTTTGGACATCAGCAATGTGAAGCATGTCATTAACTTTGATTTGCCCAGTGACATTGAGGAATACGTTCACCGTATTGGCCGTACGGGACGTGTGGGCAACCTTG GTCTGGCCACGTCGTTCTTTAACGACAAAAACAGCAACATAACCAAAGATTTGCTGGATATTTTGGTGGAGGCCAAACAGGAGGTTCCCTCCTGGCTTGAGAGCCTGGCCTACGAGCACCAGCATAAGAGCACCACCCGTGGGCGCTCCAAGAG GTTCTCTGGTGGGTTCGGAGCTAGAGACTACCGTCAGACGCCTGGTGGTGGCCCTGGAAACTTCACTAGCAGCCGGGGTAGCGGACGCAGTGCTGGAGGTGGTCGTGGCTTTGGCGGCggtggaggcggtggaggcggcggcggtggtg GTGGCTTTGGTGGCAACTTCTACAACAACGACGGCTATGGAGGGAATTATAGCAACTCTGGTAGTGTGGATTGGTGGGGCAACTAG